The proteins below come from a single Erysipelothrix piscisicarius genomic window:
- a CDS encoding CTP synthase, with product MATKYIFVTGGVVSGIGKGIIASSIGRLLKNRGMKVFMQKFDPYINVDPGTMSPYQHGEVFVTKDGAETDLDLGHYERFIDEELTRNASITTGRVYSSVINKERKGAYLGATVQVIPHITDEIKNKIYDAGKESGADVVITEIGGTVGDIESLPFLEAVRQVHAENKTEDVVFVHTTLIPKVPASNEFKTKPTQHSFKELMSHGIKANIIVTRCDEPLTQDMKNKIALFCDVNENGIIESRNVENLYELPLSFEAQGLDNYILHKFGLGDLPAADMTEWSAMIDSAKNLQHKVKIGLVGKYVQLHDAYLSVSEALLHAGYACSSEIEVEWIDSAEITAENVTETLKGLDGILVPGGFGLRGVEGKILAAQYARENNVPYFGICLGMQVAMIEFGRNVCDLEGAHSTELVPETNYPVIDLMEDQLQHTDLGGTLRLGNYSCQLDHEGKVYDLYNHEDVIFERHRHRYEFNNKYREQFEKAGVRFSGLSPDGQLVEIIELKDHDYFVACQYHPEFKSRPNRSHPLFYGFVNASLQFAKKRVE from the coding sequence ATGGCAACAAAGTATATATTCGTAACCGGAGGTGTTGTATCCGGAATTGGTAAAGGAATTATCGCTTCATCGATAGGGCGATTGCTCAAAAATCGTGGCATGAAAGTGTTCATGCAAAAGTTTGATCCATACATTAACGTAGACCCAGGAACAATGTCACCATACCAACATGGTGAGGTTTTCGTAACGAAAGATGGTGCCGAAACAGACTTAGACTTAGGTCACTATGAGCGCTTCATTGATGAAGAGTTAACGAGAAATGCCAGCATTACTACAGGTCGTGTCTACTCAAGTGTTATTAATAAGGAACGAAAAGGTGCATATTTAGGTGCAACAGTTCAAGTTATTCCACATATCACAGATGAAATTAAAAATAAAATCTATGATGCTGGAAAAGAATCGGGAGCGGATGTTGTTATCACTGAAATTGGTGGTACAGTAGGGGACATTGAATCACTTCCATTTTTAGAAGCGGTACGTCAAGTCCATGCGGAAAATAAAACTGAGGATGTTGTGTTTGTTCATACAACACTCATTCCTAAGGTTCCTGCAAGTAACGAATTCAAAACAAAACCAACACAACATAGTTTTAAAGAACTCATGTCACACGGTATCAAAGCAAATATTATTGTTACACGTTGTGATGAGCCTTTAACACAAGATATGAAGAATAAGATTGCGCTTTTCTGTGATGTGAATGAGAATGGAATTATTGAATCACGCAATGTGGAAAACTTATACGAACTTCCACTTTCTTTCGAAGCGCAAGGACTTGATAATTATATTCTTCATAAATTTGGTTTAGGTGATTTACCTGCAGCTGACATGACAGAATGGTCTGCGATGATTGACAGTGCAAAAAACCTACAACATAAAGTTAAAATTGGTCTTGTTGGGAAGTACGTTCAGCTTCATGATGCTTATTTATCTGTGAGCGAAGCACTCTTACATGCGGGTTATGCATGCAGCAGTGAAATTGAAGTTGAATGGATTGACTCAGCTGAGATTACAGCCGAGAATGTTACAGAAACACTTAAGGGGTTAGATGGTATTCTTGTACCTGGAGGATTTGGATTACGTGGTGTAGAAGGTAAAATTTTAGCCGCGCAATATGCACGAGAAAATAATGTTCCGTACTTTGGAATTTGTTTAGGAATGCAAGTAGCGATGATCGAGTTTGGTCGTAATGTATGCGATTTAGAAGGTGCACATTCAACCGAACTGGTACCGGAAACGAATTATCCTGTAATTGATCTTATGGAAGACCAATTACAACACACAGATCTTGGTGGTACATTACGTTTAGGTAATTATTCATGTCAACTTGATCATGAGGGTAAGGTGTATGATCTTTACAATCATGAGGATGTTATTTTTGAACGTCATCGTCATCGTTATGAATTTAATAATAAATATCGTGAGCAATTTGAGAAGGCTGGAGTACGCTTCAGTGGATTAAGTCCTGATGGTCAACTCGTGGAAATTATTGAGCTTAAAGACCATGATTATTTCGTGGCATGTCAATATCATCCAGAGTTTAAGTCAAGACCAAACCGTTCACATCCATTATTCTACGGATTTGTGAATGCGTCTTTGCAATTTGCGAAAAAAAGAGTAGAATAG